The DNA sequence ATAGAAGGGTAAACTTTATAATATTCTTTGTTCTACCGGTAACCTTGAACCGTTCATCAGCCCTTTTACCGATAATCCAGACAATTTCTTGTCCAGAACACAACAGCCATTGCTTTTGTTTGGCAAGGATGTCGATTTTTTCATCCTTAAAAAATTTGCCGACCTTTTTTTTGCCTTTCATTCCGAACGGATAAAAATAGTCGCCTTTTTGCCACTTTCTTATCAATAACGGATAGTTTAACGTTTCCTTATCAACATAGAGCATATTCGGTGCTGTTTCCCCTACTTCGGCCACTTTTTCAATTCGCATGGCAAAAGGGGTGCGAATATGATTTTGTGTTTCCGAAATCTGGTAGGCTTCTGCCTTGTCTTCATCAAACTTTTGTAGCAACAGGGTTTTTCTGTCTTTGACCAACCTATGGGTAGCTGAGCGGATCTCTTTTCCGCTCGAGGTGTTCAACAAATCTTCCAAAGCACTCCAATCTGTAAATCCAAAGTCATTGAATAACAAATGTATATGGTCTTTTATTGGATGTAAAGCTTCTAGTTTTTCAATATCGATTTCCACCCTATCTTTCCGTACCTTGAAAAGTGCCGAGTGCAGTTGCTTTTTATAGACCTGCAATAATTGTGATGAGGATTGCAAGTGTTTTTGGGTCATTTGAAAGTTTTCCAAAAATGTGGGATGCAGTTCTTTCAGTTCTGGAACAATGTCATGCCGAATCTTGTTTCGCAGGTATTTGGTCTCGGCATTGCTACTGTCTTCACGCCAACCGATATTATTCTCATCGGCATACTTAAAAATCTCATTACGGAAAAAGGGAAGTAGTGGTCGTACAATGCTTTCATTTTGTGCTGGGATTCCTTTTAGTCCCACAATGCCCGTACCGCGAGAAAGGTTAATGAGAAAGGTTTCCAAATCATCGTCTGCCTGGTGTGCCGTGAACAGATAGTCATAGCCTTCACTTTTGAGCAATTTTCGAAACCACGAGTACCGTAGTTCACGTGCGGCCATTTGAACCGACCCCCCTTCTGTATCCATATATCCTAGGGTGTCAAAGGCCCTTGTGAAAACCTTGCGCCCAAGTCTTTCGCCCAAGTTCTCGACAAATTGCTGGTCGTCATCACTTTCTGTACCACGCAATTTAAAATTGCAATGTGCCAAAGCAAAGTCCATTTTCAATTCATGGCAAAGATGTGCCAAAACAACACTATCGATCCCCCCACTACAACCCAATAAGATACTTGAGCCTTTGAGGTAAGGGAAGTTTTGCTCGATATGTTTCTTGAACCGTTTGAACACCGTGCAAAATTAGCAATATTAATTGCCTTCCAACACGCTGCGCATGGCCTTGGCCTTCAACAAGCACTCTTGGTATTCTTTTTCAGGGTTTGACTTTGCGGTAATGGCGCTGCCCACCGAATATGAAACGTATTTTTTGGCCTGGTTATAAAGAATACTACGAATGACCACGTTGAAGTCAAAATCACCATCAGGAGTGAAATAGCCTACCGCACCGCTGTATAGACCGCGCTTGGTCTCTTCCAACGACTCGATGATCTTCATGGCAGAAATCTTGGGTGCGCCAGTCATACTGCCCATCGGAAAGGTATCCATAATCAAGTCAACAGGTTTTGTGCCCGCCACTACTCGACAAGATATCGTTGAAATCATTTGGTGCACTTGTTCAAATGAATATACGTGGCACAGTTCTTCAACTTCAACCGATCCTTTCAGTGCACTTCTTGAAAGATCGTTCCGCACCAAATCGGTTATCATG is a window from the Muricauda sp. SCSIO 65647 genome containing:
- the tilS gene encoding tRNA lysidine(34) synthetase TilS, which produces MFKRFKKHIEQNFPYLKGSSILLGCSGGIDSVVLAHLCHELKMDFALAHCNFKLRGTESDDDQQFVENLGERLGRKVFTRAFDTLGYMDTEGGSVQMAARELRYSWFRKLLKSEGYDYLFTAHQADDDLETFLINLSRGTGIVGLKGIPAQNESIVRPLLPFFRNEIFKYADENNIGWREDSSNAETKYLRNKIRHDIVPELKELHPTFLENFQMTQKHLQSSSQLLQVYKKQLHSALFKVRKDRVEIDIEKLEALHPIKDHIHLLFNDFGFTDWSALEDLLNTSSGKEIRSATHRLVKDRKTLLLQKFDEDKAEAYQISETQNHIRTPFAMRIEKVAEVGETAPNMLYVDKETLNYPLLIRKWQKGDYFYPFGMKGKKKVGKFFKDEKIDILAKQKQWLLCSGQEIVWIIGKRADERFKVTGRTKNIIKFTLL